A genomic segment from Malus domestica chromosome 05, GDT2T_hap1 encodes:
- the LOC103445232 gene encoding F-box/LRR-repeat protein 10 isoform X1, giving the protein MAGETSERNSSIVSLDHLPSALLATIMTKLDVASVCSVASTCSAFKACASHILSFIPSFHILEIAPSMELLRPLLPPNPWLKSVKVNCGRLDDSAIQILLQPSLEELCMLNCADFSGKLLSEIGGRCKDLRSLCLGSVAEKRGRAIHISDLEELLSGCTHLEALILMFDVSSIYLRHNFAQVWALASEKLTSLEIGYISSLMVTELLCTNFVSHQPSNRIQPSILPNIHKLCLSVDYITDAMVGAISKGLLSLTHLDLRDTPLIEPRVSFDLTNSGLQQINQYGKLKHLSLVRSQEYVITYFRRVNDLGLLLLADKCENMESIFLSGFCRVTDTGFKTILHSCSKLYKLRVSHGTQLTDLVFHDISATSLSLTHVSLRLCTLLTNHAVTSLASNKDLKVLDLRDCRNLGDESLRAISTLPKVKTLLLDGSDISDVGLSYLRQVVISSLISLSLRGCKKLTDKCISALFDGSSKLELQELDLSNLPNLSDNAVLLLAKSRIPLLELRMRQCPLIGDTSVMALASMQVDEERWHGNGLRLLDLFNCGGITPLSFRWLKKPYFPRLRWLGVTGSVNRDVVDALARSRPFLHVSCRGEELGVEQGDTADDVYMHDYDEMDELERWLAEDDYLDEDMVADEDMVNAEAVE; this is encoded by the exons ATGGCGGGGGAGACGAGCGAAAGGAACAGCTCAATCGTGAGCCTTGATCATTTACCCTCGGCCCTGCTCGCCACCATCATGACAAAGCTCGACGTGGCCTCCGTCTGCTCCGTCGCATCCACCTGCTCCGCCTTCAAAGCCTGCGCCTCTCACATCCTCTCCTTCATCCCCTCCTTCCACATCCTC GAAATAGCGCCTTCCATGGAGTTGCTGAGACCCCTGTTACCCCCGAACCCCTGGCTGAAGAGCGTGAAGGTGAACTGCGGCCGGCTCGACGATTCCGCCATTCAGATTCTGCTTCAGCCGTCGCTGGAAGAGCTCTGTATGCTCAATTGCGCGGATTTTAGCGGCAAATTGCTTTCGGAAATCGGAGGCCGGTGCAAGGATCTGAG GTCTCTGTGCTTGGGGTCAGTTGCCGAAAAGAGAGGGCGGGCTATTCATATTTCTGATTTGGAGGAGTTGCTCAGTGGTTGCACTCACTTAGAA GCACTGATCTTGATGTTTGATGTATCATCAATCTATCTCCGTCATAACTTTGCTCAAGTTTGGGCTTTGGCATCAGAGAAACTCACGTCTCTCGAGATTGGCTACATTTCATCATTGATGGTGACTGAACTCCTTTGCACGAATTTTGTATCCCATCAGCCATCGAACCGTATTCAGCCTTCAATATTGCCAAACATTCACAAATTGTGCCTTTCAGTTGACTATATAACTGATGCTATGGTTGGAGCGATTTCTAAAGGTCTCCTGTCCCTCACCCATTTGGATCTTAGAGATACACCCCTCATAGAACCAAGAGTTTCATTTGACCTTACAAACTCTGGCCTTCAACAGATTAATCAGTATGGGAAGTTGAAGCATCTCTCATTGGTTCGGAGCCAGGAGTATGTCATTACCTATTTTAGAAGAGTAAATGATCTTGGGCTTCTCTTATTGGCTGACAAGTGTGAAAACATGGAAAGCATATTTCTCAGTGGTTTCTGTCGTGTTACCGACACGGGTTTCAAAACGATCTTGCATTCTTGCTCCAAGTTATATAAGCTTAGGGTGTCTCATGGGACTCAATTAACCGATTTGGTTTTTCATGACATTTCTGCAACTTCCCTTTCTTTAACACATGTTAGCTTGAGACTGTGCACTCTTTTAACCAACCATGCAGTGACTAGTTTGGCGTCTAACAAGGATCTGAAAGTTTTGGATTTGAGAGATTGCAGAAACCTCGGGGATGAATCCCTCCGAGCCATAAGCACTCTTCCAAAGGTAAAGACATTGTTGCTGGATGGCTCTGATATTAGTGATGTGGGATTATCATATTTGAGACAAGTGGTCATAAGTTCACTAATTTCACTGTCTCTTAGAGGATGCAAGAAACTTACAGATAAATGTATCTCTGCTCTATTTGATGGCTCTTCCAAGTTGGAGTTGCAAGAATTAGACTTGTCCAATCTTCCTAATCTCTCCGACAATGCAGTTCTATTACTGGCAAAGAGTAGGATTCCGTTACTTGAACTGCGCATGCGGCAATGCCCACTCATAGGCGACACCTCGGTAATGGCATTAGCCTCTATGCAAGTTGACGAGGAGAGGTGGCATGGTAACGGCTTGAGGTTGTTGGATCTGTTTAATTGCGGTGGGATTACCCCTCTTTCATTCCGGTGGTTGAAGAAACCATATTTTCCAAGACTCAGATGGTTGGGAGTTACGGGCAGTGTAAATAGAGATGTGGTAGATGCTTTAGCTCGAAGTAGACCGTTCTTGCATGTGTCGTGCCGTGGTGAGGAGCTGGGAGTTGAGCAAGGGGATACCGCTGATGATGTTTACATGCATGACTATGATGAGATGGACGAGCTTGAACGCTGGCTTGCAGAAGATGattatcttgatgaagatatggTGGCAGATGAAGATATGGTGAATGCAGAAGCAGTGGAGTGA
- the LOC103445232 gene encoding F-box/LRR-repeat protein 10 isoform X2, which produces MFDVSSIYLRHNFAQVWALASEKLTSLEIGYISSLMVTELLCTNFVSHQPSNRIQPSILPNIHKLCLSVDYITDAMVGAISKGLLSLTHLDLRDTPLIEPRVSFDLTNSGLQQINQYGKLKHLSLVRSQEYVITYFRRVNDLGLLLLADKCENMESIFLSGFCRVTDTGFKTILHSCSKLYKLRVSHGTQLTDLVFHDISATSLSLTHVSLRLCTLLTNHAVTSLASNKDLKVLDLRDCRNLGDESLRAISTLPKVKTLLLDGSDISDVGLSYLRQVVISSLISLSLRGCKKLTDKCISALFDGSSKLELQELDLSNLPNLSDNAVLLLAKSRIPLLELRMRQCPLIGDTSVMALASMQVDEERWHGNGLRLLDLFNCGGITPLSFRWLKKPYFPRLRWLGVTGSVNRDVVDALARSRPFLHVSCRGEELGVEQGDTADDVYMHDYDEMDELERWLAEDDYLDEDMVADEDMVNAEAVE; this is translated from the coding sequence ATGTTTGATGTATCATCAATCTATCTCCGTCATAACTTTGCTCAAGTTTGGGCTTTGGCATCAGAGAAACTCACGTCTCTCGAGATTGGCTACATTTCATCATTGATGGTGACTGAACTCCTTTGCACGAATTTTGTATCCCATCAGCCATCGAACCGTATTCAGCCTTCAATATTGCCAAACATTCACAAATTGTGCCTTTCAGTTGACTATATAACTGATGCTATGGTTGGAGCGATTTCTAAAGGTCTCCTGTCCCTCACCCATTTGGATCTTAGAGATACACCCCTCATAGAACCAAGAGTTTCATTTGACCTTACAAACTCTGGCCTTCAACAGATTAATCAGTATGGGAAGTTGAAGCATCTCTCATTGGTTCGGAGCCAGGAGTATGTCATTACCTATTTTAGAAGAGTAAATGATCTTGGGCTTCTCTTATTGGCTGACAAGTGTGAAAACATGGAAAGCATATTTCTCAGTGGTTTCTGTCGTGTTACCGACACGGGTTTCAAAACGATCTTGCATTCTTGCTCCAAGTTATATAAGCTTAGGGTGTCTCATGGGACTCAATTAACCGATTTGGTTTTTCATGACATTTCTGCAACTTCCCTTTCTTTAACACATGTTAGCTTGAGACTGTGCACTCTTTTAACCAACCATGCAGTGACTAGTTTGGCGTCTAACAAGGATCTGAAAGTTTTGGATTTGAGAGATTGCAGAAACCTCGGGGATGAATCCCTCCGAGCCATAAGCACTCTTCCAAAGGTAAAGACATTGTTGCTGGATGGCTCTGATATTAGTGATGTGGGATTATCATATTTGAGACAAGTGGTCATAAGTTCACTAATTTCACTGTCTCTTAGAGGATGCAAGAAACTTACAGATAAATGTATCTCTGCTCTATTTGATGGCTCTTCCAAGTTGGAGTTGCAAGAATTAGACTTGTCCAATCTTCCTAATCTCTCCGACAATGCAGTTCTATTACTGGCAAAGAGTAGGATTCCGTTACTTGAACTGCGCATGCGGCAATGCCCACTCATAGGCGACACCTCGGTAATGGCATTAGCCTCTATGCAAGTTGACGAGGAGAGGTGGCATGGTAACGGCTTGAGGTTGTTGGATCTGTTTAATTGCGGTGGGATTACCCCTCTTTCATTCCGGTGGTTGAAGAAACCATATTTTCCAAGACTCAGATGGTTGGGAGTTACGGGCAGTGTAAATAGAGATGTGGTAGATGCTTTAGCTCGAAGTAGACCGTTCTTGCATGTGTCGTGCCGTGGTGAGGAGCTGGGAGTTGAGCAAGGGGATACCGCTGATGATGTTTACATGCATGACTATGATGAGATGGACGAGCTTGAACGCTGGCTTGCAGAAGATGattatcttgatgaagatatggTGGCAGATGAAGATATGGTGAATGCAGAAGCAGTGGAGTGA
- the LOC103445233 gene encoding heterodimeric geranylgeranyl pyrophosphate synthase small subunit, chloroplastic has product MASFSMISASSHLYIPKKLAFPIRCSSASSSPSISTQSSSLKFDLKTYWTTLIADMNQKLHEAIPIRYPEQIYQSMRYSVLADGAKRASPVMCVAACELFGGNRLAAFPTACALEMVHAASLIHDDLPCMDDDPSRRGQPSNHTIYGDDMAILAGDALFPLGFQHIVSNTPSNLVPEPRLLRVITEIAQTVGSTGMAAGQFLDLEGGAEAVEFAQEKKFGEMSQCSAVCGGLLGGAEDDELDRLRRYGRAVGVLYRVVDDILEEKMKGGDDGDGEGKKKGFSYVKMYGVEKAMEVAEQLKTKAKQELDGFEKYGDGVVPLYSFVDYAVDRGFSVS; this is encoded by the exons atggcttctTTCTCGATGATATCGGCATCATCCCACCTCTACATTCCAAAGAAGCTAGCTTTTCCAATCCGGTGCTCCTCCGCTTCATCGTCGCCGTCCATTTCAACCCAATCGAGCTCCCTCAAGTTCGATTTGAAAACCTACTGGACTACCCTGATCGCCGACATGAATCAGAAGCTTCACGAAGCCATTCCGATTCGGTACCCAGAGCAGATCTATCAATCCATGCGATACTCCGTCCTCGCTGATGGCGCCAAGCGAGCCTCACCGGTCATGTGCGTCGCAGCCTGTGAACTCTTCGGCGGCAACCGCCTTGCCGCCTTCCCCACCGCCTGCGCTCTCGAAATG GTACATGCGGCTTCACTCATACACGACGATCTTCCGTGCATGGATGACGACCCATCACGGCGAGGCCAGCCCTCGAACCACACAATTTACGGCGATGACATGGCTATTCTCGCCGGGGATGCTCTGTTTCCATTGGGGTTTCAGCACATTGTATCAAACACGCCTTCCAACCTCGTGCCGGAGCCGCGCCTCCTGCGTGTGATCACAGAGATTGCTCAGACCGTGGGGTCCACGGGAATGGCGGCCGGGCAGTTCCTGGACCTTGAAGGCGGGGCAGAGGCGGTGGAATTCGCCCAGGAGAAGAAGTTTGGGGAGATGAGTCAGTGCTCTGCTGTTTGCGGAGGACTGCTGGGGGGTGCTGAAGATGATGAGTTGGATAGGCTGAGGAGGTATGGGAGAGCTGTCGGGGTTTTGTACCGGGTGGTTGACGATATTCTTGAGGAGAAGATGAAGGGCGGAGATGATGGTGATGGagaggggaagaagaaggggtTCAGCTATGTGAAAATGTATGGGGTGGAGAAGGCTATGGAGGTGGCAGAGCAGCTTAAAACCAAAGCTAAGCAGGAGTTGGATGGGTTTGAGAAGTATGGTGATGGAGTGGTGCCACTCTATAGCTTTGTGGATTATGCTGTTGACAGAGGGTTTAGTGTCAGTTGA
- the LOC103445234 gene encoding GPI mannosyltransferase 1-like, with product MASVQFRTLLIVSAILRVVLILYGEWQDAHMEVRYTDIDYMVFSDAASLMASGKSPFERSTYRYSPLLAFVLIPNSILHRSWGKFIFSAADLLVGLFIRIILKLRGVPEKLSMISVIVWLFNPFTFTIGTRGNCEPIVCALVLWVFICLMNGRVLQAAFWYGLVVHFRIYPIIYALPILVILDPHVFQPGQKPRLQYWNRRQESPQSSSGTRLAQLLCPWFLLKSALTRERILFSFISAVVFFLFTGLFYHLYGWDFLYEALLYHLTRTDPRHNFSIYFYHIYLQYHCKLSILEKLVSFLPQLIVQVVLVLSFAKDLPFCCLVQTVAFVAFNKVMTAQYFVWFFCLLPLVLAWSNMKLKWKGLSCIALWVGGQLHWLLWGYMLEFKGQNVFLQLWTASIIFLAANTYVLVSLIRDHRFSPVFARLEKTAKDSKKLK from the exons ATGGCATCCGTACAATTCCGTACGCTTCTCATCGTATCGGCGATACTGAGGGTGGTTTTAATCCTCTACGGAGAGTGGCAGGACGCCCACATGGAGGTGAGGTACACAGACATCGATTACATGGTATTCTCAGACGCAGCTTCTCTAATGGCGTCTGGCAAATCCCCATTTGAAAGATCCACTTACAGATATTCTCCTCTCCTCGCCTTTGTGCTCATCCCCAATTCGATTCTCCATCGCTCTTGGGGCAAATTCATCTTCTCAGCTGCAG ATTTGCTTGTGGGTTTGTTTATAAGGATCATACTGAAGCTTCGTGGGGTGCCGGAGAAATTGAGCATGATTTCTGTGATTGTTTGGCTCTTTAATCCGTTTACTTTTACGATTGGGACTCGAGGGAATTGTGAGCCAATTGTTTGTGCTTTGGTTCTTTGGGTCTTCATATGTCTTATGAACG GACGTGTGTTACAAGCTGCATTTTGGTATGGGCTTGTTGTCCACTTCAGAATCTACCCCATTATCTATGCACTCCCAATCCTTGTGATTCTTGATCCGCATGTGTTTCAGCCTGGTCAGAAACCTAGACTTCAATATTGGAATCGTCGGCAAGAATCACCTCAAAGCAGTTCTGGTACAAGACTCGCTCAGCTTCTTTGCCCATGGTTTCTTTTGAAAAGTGCATTAACACGAGAAAGGATACTTTTCTCCTTTATATCTGCGGTCGTATTCTTCCTTTTCACTGGTTTATTCTATCATCTGTATGGGTGGGATTTCCTCTACGAGGCTCTGCTGTATCATCTTACCCGTACTGATCCAAGGCACAATTTTTCCATTTACTTTTATCATATCTACCTTCAGTACCACTGTAAACTTTCCATATTGGAGAAACTCGTCTCATTTTTGCCTCAGTTGATAGTCCAGGTTGTTCTTGTCTTGAGTTTCGCCAAAGACCTTCCATTCTGCTGCTTAGTTCAGACAGTGGCATTCGTGGCATTCAACAAG GTAATGACTGCACAATACTTTGTGTGGTTCTTTTGCCTCTTGCCGCTGGTTCTCGCTTGGAGCAACATGAAGCTTAAATGGAAGGGCCTATCGTGCATCGCATTGTGGGTAGGCGGTCAACTTCATTGGTTGTTGTGGGGTTATATGCTTGAGTTCAAGGGACAAAATGTCTTTCTTCAACTCTGGACGGCAAGCATCATATTCTTAGCTGCAAACACGTACGTTTTAGTTTCTCTCATCCGCGATCACAGATTTTCTCCAGTTTTCGCACGGTTGGAGAAAACCGCCAAGGACTCGAAGAAACTCAAGTGA